The sequence CAAGCATCTATAACATGGTCGAGGAGAATATGACCTGCTTTATGCAGAGGAAAGGGGAGAACCCTATGGTTTTTGTGTTAGACACAAACAAACGTCCGCTTGCTCCTTGTCACGAAGCAGTTGCAAGAAAGCTGTTGAAACAAGGGAAGGCAGCGATTTACAGGCGATTTCCATTTACCATCATCTTGAAAAAATCAGTAGACGAATCAGAAATTAAAGCAACATATCGGCTAAAAATCGACTATGGAAGCAGGCATACAGGATTAGCGATTTTGCGAGGACAAGAAGTGGTATGGTTAGGGCAACTTGACCATCGCACAGACATCAAGGAAAGAATAGATAAAAGGCGTGCTTTTCGTCGAGCAAGACGAAATCGAAAAACAAGATACAGAAAACCACGCTTTCTGAACCGCAAGCGAAAGGAGGGGTGGTTGCCGTCATCACTAGAGAGTCGTGTGCAAAATATCCAAACATGGGTTAACCGCCTAAAGAAGTTATGCCCCATTGGGTATATATCATACGAAAATGCCAAATTCGACACGCAACTCATGCGAAATCCTGAAATCAATGGTGTAGAGTATCAACAAGGCACGCTACAAGGATATGAAGTACGGGAGTATTTGCTTGAAAAGTTTGGACGAAAGTGTTGTTATTGTGGAAAAGAAAACGTTCCACTTGAAGTGGAGCATATCATTCCAAAATCGAGAGGTGGAACAGACCGAGTGGATAACCTATGTCTTGCCTGTCATGACTGTAATCAGCGCAAAGGAAGTAAGACAGCAGAAGAATTCGGGTATCCGCACATTCAAAAGCAAGTCAAAGAAACATTAAAGGATACAAGTGCTATCAACTCGACAAGATGGAAAGTGTATGAAGTGTTAAAGCAGACAGGATTAGATGTCGAGTGTGGAACAGGTGCACGAACAAAAATGAATCGTATTCGTTTAGACTTGCCGAAAACACATTATTTTGACGCTTGTTGTGTAGGCGAAAGCACAACAAATCACTTATATTTCAAAACAAAAGAAGTGTTATTTATCAAGGCAAAAGGGCGTGGTAGTCGCTCTCGTACAAACCTAGATAGATATGGCTTCCCAAGAGGTTATCTTGCAAGACAAAAGTTCTTCTTTGGCTTCCAAACAGGGGACATGGTTAAGGCTGTTATCCCAAGAGGGAAATATCAAGGCGTTTGGTTTGGCGAAGTCGCATGTAGAAAGACTGGAAGTTTCGATATTAAAGGCAAGGACGGTAAACGTATCGCACAAGGAATAAATTATAGATATGTCCAAGTCATTCAGCGATTTGACGGATATGCTTATGGAAAGGGGGTG comes from Anoxybacillus flavithermus and encodes:
- the iscB gene encoding RNA-guided endonuclease IscB; translated protein: MVFVLDTNKRPLAPCHEAVARKLLKQGKAAIYRRFPFTIILKKSVDESEIKATYRLKIDYGSRHTGLAILRGQEVVWLGQLDHRTDIKERIDKRRAFRRARRNRKTRYRKPRFLNRKRKEGWLPSSLESRVQNIQTWVNRLKKLCPIGYISYENAKFDTQLMRNPEINGVEYQQGTLQGYEVREYLLEKFGRKCCYCGKENVPLEVEHIIPKSRGGTDRVDNLCLACHDCNQRKGSKTAEEFGYPHIQKQVKETLKDTSAINSTRWKVYEVLKQTGLDVECGTGARTKMNRIRLDLPKTHYFDACCVGESTTNHLYFKTKEVLFIKAKGRGSRSRTNLDRYGFPRGYLARQKFFFGFQTGDMVKAVIPRGKYQGVWFGEVACRKTGSFDIKGKDGKRIAQGINYRYVQVIQRFDGYAYGKGVAELA